GGCCTACCCCCGCTTGGCGGAGGCCCTGGAGGCGAGGCTTCCCGAGGAAGCCAAAAAGCTCTACCTGGAAGGGGCAAGGCGGGAAACGGAGAAAGGCACCCGTAAGGCCTACCGGGAGGCGGCGGGTCTTCTCCTGCGCCTGGCCCGTTTGGACCCCAAGGGGGCGCGGGAGGCGGCTTGGGTTTTGGCCCGGGCCTTTCCCCGGAGGAAGGCCCTTTGGGAGGAGCTAGGGCCCCTGCTCTCGGAGAACCCTCATGAGCCTGCCCCAAAATAGTCCTGTGGAGCGCTTTCCCTGGGTGGAGGTCTTCCGGGGTTTAGCCATCCTCGAGGTGGTCCTGCACCACGTGACGGGCCGCTTCCTCCGGGAGCTTGCCCCGGAAAGCCCGGCCTGGTTTCTCCTGGCGGCGGTCAACCGCACCCTGCACTTCGCGGTGCCCGCCTTCCTCTTCATGACCGCCCTGGTCCTAGGAGCAGGGCTTCTGAGGGAGTTCCGCTTGGGCCGCTACCTCAAAAACCGCGCCCTGCGCCTCCTCTGGCCCTACCTCCTCTGGAGCGGCGTCTACCTGGCCTTCCGCTACTGGGATCACGGGGTTTTCCAGCCCGAGCGCCTTGTTCACCAGCTCCTTTGGGGCAAGGCCTACTTCCACCTCTACTTCCTGGCGGTGGCCCTGCAGCTTACCCTGCTCCTCCCCCTCTTCCTCCCCTTCCTCCGGAGGCGGCCTCACGGGGCCTGGTTTCTCCTCCTGGGGGTGGGGCTTACCCTCTTGGTCTACTTCCTGAACCGCCACTACCGTTTCCTGCCCTATCCAGGGAGCTTTGTCCTTTGGTACACCCCGGCCATCGTGCTGGGCCTTTACCTGGCGAGCCGCCTGGAACACCTCCCCCGCCTCCTGCGCCTTTGGCCTTTGGCCCTGCTCCTGGCTGTCCTGGGCCTCTGGGGATACCTGCCCCTGGCCCTAGACGTCCTGCGGCGCCTTCCGGTGAACACCTTCCACTACCAGGCCTTCCACTGGCTC
The nucleotide sequence above comes from Thermus tengchongensis. Encoded proteins:
- a CDS encoding acyltransferase family protein; amino-acid sequence: MERFPWVEVFRGLAILEVVLHHVTGRFLRELAPESPAWFLLAAVNRTLHFAVPAFLFMTALVLGAGLLREFRLGRYLKNRALRLLWPYLLWSGVYLAFRYWDHGVFQPERLVHQLLWGKAYFHLYFLAVALQLTLLLPLFLPFLRRRPHGAWFLLLGVGLTLLVYFLNRHYRFLPYPGSFVLWYTPAIVLGLYLASRLEHLPRLLRLWPLALLLAVLGLWGYLPLALDVLRRLPVNTFHYQAFHWLFTTAMAFLLLALAFALARTPLRGPLAFLGRYSLQIYLLHPMVLRLLEKYPGFPEPLGLKPAFAIYLGLALLLPLLLARLLARARVSVAVFGR